From a region of the Nonlabens sp. Hel1_33_55 genome:
- a CDS encoding ribonuclease HII — protein sequence MLLEKIHPELIECGTDEAGRGCLAGPVTAAAVILPPGFTCAGLNDSKTLSRKRRNHLREIIEKEALSYHVAHVDMVVIDEINILNASIQALHHAIKGLNVAPEHIAVDGNRFHAFPKIPSTTVIKGDGKYLHIAAASILAKTHRDEFMEKLDQEFPMYHWKQNQGYPTKQHRAAIREFGTTPYHRMSFKLLPEQLQLPL from the coding sequence ATGCTGTTGGAAAAAATACATCCTGAACTCATAGAGTGCGGTACTGATGAAGCTGGCCGTGGTTGTCTTGCTGGACCAGTAACTGCTGCAGCTGTGATACTACCTCCAGGATTTACCTGTGCAGGGCTGAATGATAGTAAGACGCTTTCGCGAAAGCGTAGAAACCATCTGCGTGAAATCATAGAGAAAGAGGCTTTGTCTTACCATGTTGCTCATGTGGACATGGTTGTAATCGATGAAATTAATATCCTCAATGCGAGTATTCAAGCACTGCATCATGCGATTAAGGGTTTGAATGTAGCTCCAGAACACATTGCTGTTGACGGCAATCGTTTTCACGCCTTTCCTAAAATCCCTTCAACAACAGTGATAAAAGGTGACGGTAAGTATCTACATATTGCTGCTGCTTCCATTCTTGCAAAAACCCATCGCGATGAATTCATGGAAAAGCTGGATCAAGAATTCCCAATGTATCACTGGAAACAGAATCAAGGTTATCCCACTAAACAGCATCGAGCGGCCATCAGGGAATTTGGAACGACACCTTATCACCGCATGAGTTTCAAATTATTGCCAGAGCAACTACAGTTGCCTCTATAA
- a CDS encoding putative porin codes for MKSLLLFLLFLASTSAFALQQPVRTLDNGNQQRPLNNKEVSVEGEKPPITDYLIISQSRDTTYVDTTLSMAKEFKFNYLRKDNFELMPGANIGQPYNKLIKRFDMEQLTPRMGAEARHDNYYEISDINDYYVPTPLTDLYFKTAINQGQQLDALFTSNISPQFNFSISYKGMRSAGDYVNTLTSTGNFKFTANYFSKDNRYCMRLHTVFQDLSNQESGGLTPDALNGFITVDEDLDDRGRLEPNLDDAVSLLDGKRFYIDHDYELLKSTDSLRNYSLRVTNKMSFEDKFYRYQEATASEEFLGEAFQATNIKDKTNHEEGYVELGASLDHYLFGNIKAAIGRLDYTYGYDRVLNRGTETIPSRLNGEVYQFKAEFEKRLGVFQFESHGGINVAGELDGQYLNAMASVNFKDFTVAAGAGISSRAPNFNLLLHQSEYREYNWQNSEFSNVKKQQLKLQVKSEKYFDLDVEVNTIQDYAYFQELAIPDITTGLTVYNAIPVQTNEELIYLKVKAHKSFEFLRYFGTDHTLAFQTVDQTDGIINVPSFVTRNSIYYKDRWFKKAMLVQTGITLKYFDEYNMDGYDPVLGEFYTQNTVELGAFPLVDIFFNAKIQQTRIFVKLENATSPLGQPNYFSAPRTPFRDLSLRFGLVWNFFL; via the coding sequence ATGAAATCCTTACTATTATTCCTGCTGTTCCTAGCATCAACAAGTGCATTTGCATTACAGCAACCTGTTCGTACACTCGACAATGGGAACCAGCAACGACCTCTTAATAATAAAGAAGTAAGTGTAGAAGGCGAGAAGCCGCCTATTACAGATTATTTGATCATAAGCCAGTCCAGAGATACCACTTATGTAGATACCACGCTTAGCATGGCCAAAGAATTCAAATTCAATTACCTGCGCAAGGATAATTTTGAATTGATGCCTGGAGCAAACATAGGCCAACCTTATAATAAGTTGATCAAGAGATTTGATATGGAACAGCTCACACCCAGAATGGGAGCAGAGGCACGCCATGATAATTATTATGAGATAAGCGACATCAATGATTATTATGTACCAACACCGTTAACAGATCTTTATTTCAAAACTGCCATCAATCAAGGCCAGCAGTTGGATGCGCTTTTTACTTCCAATATTTCACCTCAATTTAATTTCTCAATTAGCTACAAGGGAATGCGTAGTGCTGGTGACTATGTAAATACATTGACTAGTACGGGAAACTTTAAGTTTACGGCTAATTATTTTTCAAAGGATAATAGGTACTGTATGCGTTTGCATACTGTATTTCAGGATTTGAGCAATCAAGAAAGTGGTGGATTGACACCAGATGCTTTGAATGGATTTATAACAGTAGATGAGGATTTAGATGATCGAGGTAGACTAGAACCCAATCTGGATGACGCCGTAAGTTTATTGGACGGCAAGCGATTCTACATCGATCATGATTATGAATTACTAAAATCGACTGACAGTCTTAGGAATTACAGTTTGCGTGTGACTAATAAAATGTCTTTTGAAGATAAGTTCTACAGGTATCAAGAAGCTACCGCATCAGAAGAGTTTCTAGGTGAGGCGTTTCAGGCGACGAATATAAAAGACAAAACCAACCACGAAGAAGGTTATGTTGAATTGGGTGCCTCACTTGATCATTACCTATTTGGTAACATCAAAGCAGCTATAGGAAGGCTGGACTACACTTATGGATACGACCGTGTACTCAACCGTGGAACAGAAACGATCCCTAGCAGGTTAAATGGAGAAGTTTATCAATTCAAAGCAGAATTTGAAAAGCGATTAGGCGTGTTTCAGTTTGAATCGCATGGAGGTATTAATGTTGCAGGAGAACTGGATGGACAGTATCTTAATGCAATGGCTAGCGTGAACTTTAAAGATTTTACAGTTGCGGCTGGCGCAGGCATAAGCTCTCGAGCACCTAATTTCAATTTGTTATTGCACCAGAGTGAATACAGAGAATATAACTGGCAGAACTCTGAGTTTAGCAACGTCAAAAAACAGCAACTCAAATTACAGGTCAAATCAGAGAAATATTTTGATCTTGATGTCGAGGTGAATACGATTCAGGATTATGCATATTTCCAAGAATTAGCAATCCCAGATATTACAACTGGCTTGACTGTTTACAATGCGATACCTGTGCAAACCAATGAAGAGTTGATCTATTTAAAAGTAAAAGCACATAAGTCCTTTGAATTCCTAAGATATTTTGGAACTGATCATACACTAGCATTCCAGACGGTTGATCAGACTGATGGTATCATCAATGTTCCTAGTTTTGTCACGAGAAACAGTATTTACTATAAAGATCGCTGGTTTAAAAAGGCTATGCTGGTGCAAACAGGAATCACGCTCAAATACTTTGATGAATACAATATGGATGGCTACGATCCAGTCTTAGGAGAGTTTTATACTCAGAATACGGTAGAATTGGGAGCCTTTCCTTTAGTGGATATTTTCTTCAATGCAAAAATCCAGCAGACACGAATTTTTGTGAAGCTGGAGAACGCAACTTCTCCTTTGGGCCAGCCCAATTACTTCAGTGCGCCTAGAACTCCGTTCAGAGATTTGAGCCTCAGGTTTGGTCTTGTATGGAATTTCTTTCTTTAG
- a CDS encoding TonB-dependent receptor, which translates to MFKQLGIAMAMICFAYAVNAQDCRVELKGIVTDFHDGEPLAFAQLYIKDLQKGTSTNENGEYVLSNLCAGTFDMVITHPECETKTIQIEVQNDKIQNFTLEHHINDLDQVEVVADVHDDHEKTQSSTRVSEETINEFSGATLGDALATVQGVSVLKTGNSVTKPIIHGLFGSRVTIVNNGLRQQDQEWGVEHAPNIDLNTASNIQVIKGASALRYGGDAIGGTIVIDPERYLAKDTLKGQAIAQLQSNGRGGSFTGSVSNYKKSGWYQQATLTYKKLGDFEAPDYVLSNTGSQTYAGNFAIGYHKFEYGASIRYSYYNTELGILRASHLGNSSSLVTSINTGVPSVIRDFTYNVDPPKQDVEHHGLQLDAYRRIQGLGKLELNYAFQFNNRLEFDIRRQAFDGEASLDLDLLTHTLAAFLVIDSMEDTEVELGIDGLYQNNSPNPATGIRRLIPDYESQKIGGFASFNHQLSDQWLFDAGLRYDYYRIDADKFYLQNRWEGLGYDQQFPEFEVREIDNQILTNPVFDYHLFAFSAGAKYLLEEHYDFALNLSTANRAPNPSELFSDGLHHALASIELGQLDLRKEQSYKLNFVAHAVHDNLDVEVNPYLNIVEDYVQLIPNGIETTTRGAFPVYQYEQVSAVLAGVDVGATWDIFKIYSVDPERQFLDPVIEKHLSLNSRFSYIYGQNRTNDEPLINMPPTQFFNELVWTNGILDNLELKISNQSTLKQTRFPDNDYEVEIPDDQGNTRIETVRISESPAGYSLWNVGAGYSFAKAKLNLRVNNVFNTNYRNYLNRQRFYADDIGTDVQLQFIYNF; encoded by the coding sequence ATGTTTAAACAACTAGGTATAGCAATGGCAATGATTTGCTTTGCATATGCTGTTAATGCTCAAGACTGTCGCGTTGAGCTCAAGGGAATTGTAACAGATTTCCACGATGGTGAGCCGCTGGCTTTTGCCCAACTTTATATCAAAGACCTACAGAAGGGTACTTCAACCAATGAAAATGGAGAGTACGTCCTTAGCAATCTTTGTGCGGGAACTTTTGATATGGTCATTACTCATCCTGAATGTGAGACCAAAACAATTCAAATTGAAGTTCAAAACGATAAGATTCAGAATTTTACGTTAGAGCATCACATCAACGATCTGGATCAAGTCGAGGTTGTTGCAGATGTTCACGATGATCATGAGAAAACGCAATCATCCACTAGAGTCAGTGAAGAAACCATTAACGAGTTTAGTGGTGCTACCCTAGGTGATGCTCTTGCTACTGTTCAAGGTGTTTCGGTTTTAAAAACGGGTAACAGTGTGACAAAGCCTATCATTCATGGACTATTTGGGAGTCGTGTTACTATTGTCAACAACGGTTTGCGACAACAAGATCAGGAATGGGGCGTTGAACACGCGCCCAATATTGATTTGAATACTGCCAGCAATATTCAAGTGATCAAAGGTGCTAGTGCCTTGCGTTATGGCGGTGACGCCATAGGTGGTACGATCGTGATTGATCCTGAACGTTACCTGGCAAAAGATACGCTCAAAGGTCAGGCAATAGCTCAATTACAATCCAATGGTCGTGGTGGTAGCTTTACTGGTTCAGTTAGTAATTATAAGAAAAGCGGCTGGTATCAGCAAGCTACGTTGACTTATAAGAAGCTTGGCGATTTTGAAGCGCCAGATTATGTGTTGAGCAATACAGGCAGTCAGACTTATGCGGGAAATTTTGCGATAGGTTATCACAAGTTTGAGTATGGCGCGAGCATTAGGTATTCGTATTATAATACAGAACTTGGAATTTTGAGAGCCTCGCATTTAGGGAATTCAAGCTCATTGGTTACTTCCATTAATACAGGAGTACCATCAGTGATTCGGGATTTTACTTATAATGTTGATCCGCCTAAACAGGATGTGGAACATCATGGACTCCAACTTGACGCCTACAGAAGAATTCAAGGTTTGGGAAAATTGGAATTGAATTATGCGTTTCAATTTAATAACAGACTGGAATTTGATATACGTCGTCAGGCTTTTGATGGAGAAGCGTCGCTAGACCTGGACTTATTGACTCATACGCTCGCTGCTTTTCTCGTTATTGATTCTATGGAAGATACTGAGGTTGAATTGGGAATTGACGGATTGTATCAAAACAATTCTCCAAATCCAGCAACTGGAATACGACGATTGATACCAGATTATGAGAGTCAAAAAATAGGCGGTTTCGCTAGTTTCAATCATCAATTGAGTGATCAATGGTTGTTCGACGCTGGCTTAAGATATGATTATTACAGAATCGATGCTGATAAATTCTACCTTCAAAATAGGTGGGAAGGTTTAGGATACGATCAGCAATTCCCAGAATTTGAAGTCCGGGAAATTGATAATCAGATTTTGACAAATCCAGTATTTGATTACCATCTGTTTGCGTTTAGTGCTGGCGCTAAATATCTTCTGGAAGAGCATTATGATTTTGCTCTTAATTTAAGTACGGCAAACCGTGCGCCTAATCCTTCAGAATTATTTAGTGATGGTTTACACCATGCGCTAGCTTCTATAGAATTAGGGCAATTAGACTTGAGAAAGGAGCAATCCTACAAGTTGAATTTTGTAGCACATGCGGTACATGATAATCTGGACGTTGAGGTGAATCCTTATCTGAATATTGTGGAAGACTATGTACAATTGATTCCTAATGGGATTGAAACCACTACACGCGGTGCGTTTCCAGTATATCAATACGAGCAAGTAAGTGCCGTATTAGCTGGGGTTGATGTTGGGGCGACATGGGATATCTTCAAAATTTACAGTGTAGATCCTGAAAGACAATTCTTGGATCCAGTGATTGAGAAACACTTGTCACTCAATTCTAGATTTTCATATATCTATGGCCAGAATCGTACGAATGATGAGCCCTTGATCAATATGCCACCTACACAATTCTTTAACGAGTTAGTATGGACTAATGGTATTCTAGATAATCTAGAACTTAAGATTTCTAATCAGAGTACGCTTAAACAAACTAGATTTCCGGATAATGATTATGAGGTTGAAATACCCGATGATCAAGGCAATACTCGTATAGAAACCGTCAGGATTTCTGAATCACCAGCAGGCTATAGTTTGTGGAATGTTGGTGCCGGCTACTCTTTCGCGAAAGCGAAATTAAACTTAAGAGTCAACAACGTTTTCAATACAAACTATCGCAATTATTTAAACAGACAACGCTTCTATGCAGATGACATAGGAACCGATGTACAATTACAATTCATCTATAATTTTTAA
- a CDS encoding lmo0937 family membrane protein has translation MRSILWLVAVICIVVWLLGLLGVIPGIGTGGLIHVLLVIAVIVILINIISGRRPL, from the coding sequence ATGAGAAGTATTCTTTGGCTTGTAGCCGTAATTTGTATCGTTGTGTGGTTGCTAGGACTTCTAGGTGTTATTCCTGGAATTGGAACTGGTGGCTTAATTCACGTATTATTAGTAATTGCTGTAATTGTGATACTAATAAATATTATCTCTGGTCGCAGACCATTGTAA
- a CDS encoding cryptochrome/photolyase family protein, whose product MSNSPKTLRLILGDQLNHKHSWFNGDQEHIIYHMAEMRQETDYVKHHIQKVVAFFSAMRSFKDWMDDRGFENVYYELNHKENSQDLVKNLDDLINKHDIEKFEYLAPDEWRLDQQLKEFCKSLDIEWEGFDTEHFLTKRMDVKKFFEGKKRLTMEYFYRDMRKKYDIMIEGDKEPEGGKWNYDQSNRKKWDGDTSIPHEKGFRKDVSHIVKLLQEENVATFGRIEEKNFNWPTTRQDALDVLNYFCEHLLIRFGDFQDAMHTDQEYLYHSRLSFAMNSKLLSPMEVIEAAVARFRESDTDIHISQIEGFVRQILGWREFMRGIYWKEMPSYQTLNKLENKNPLPDFYWTGDTKMNCLSNAINNSLDNAYAHHIQRLMITGNYALLTMTDPSYVDEWYLGIYIDAIEWVEITNTRGMSQWADGGLVATKPYVSSGSYINKMSNYCKGCAYKVSKKKAEDDACPFNSLYWNFLEEKKEYFDNNQRMNMMMALLKKMDKEVIDAHQKRARDVIENPENY is encoded by the coding sequence ATGTCAAATTCTCCTAAAACCTTAAGACTCATTCTAGGCGATCAACTCAATCATAAGCACAGTTGGTTCAATGGCGATCAGGAACACATTATATATCACATGGCAGAAATGCGCCAAGAAACTGATTATGTAAAACATCATATTCAGAAGGTGGTGGCGTTTTTTAGTGCCATGAGGTCCTTCAAGGATTGGATGGATGATCGTGGTTTTGAAAACGTCTATTATGAATTGAATCATAAGGAGAATTCTCAGGATCTAGTCAAAAACCTAGATGACCTCATCAACAAACACGACATTGAAAAGTTTGAATATCTGGCACCTGATGAATGGAGACTGGATCAACAGCTCAAGGAGTTTTGCAAATCATTAGATATTGAATGGGAAGGATTTGATACAGAACATTTCCTCACCAAAAGAATGGATGTAAAAAAGTTCTTTGAAGGAAAAAAAAGGTTGACGATGGAATATTTCTATCGCGATATGCGCAAGAAATACGACATCATGATCGAGGGCGACAAAGAACCCGAAGGTGGAAAATGGAACTATGATCAGAGCAATCGTAAGAAATGGGATGGAGACACCAGCATCCCGCATGAGAAAGGCTTTCGCAAAGATGTGAGTCATATCGTGAAATTGTTGCAGGAGGAAAATGTAGCAACCTTTGGAAGAATTGAAGAGAAAAACTTCAACTGGCCCACCACCAGACAAGATGCACTAGATGTTTTAAATTATTTCTGTGAGCACTTGTTGATACGTTTCGGTGATTTTCAGGACGCTATGCATACAGATCAGGAATATTTATATCATTCCAGATTGAGCTTTGCCATGAATAGCAAACTCTTGAGCCCGATGGAAGTTATTGAGGCTGCTGTAGCACGCTTTCGCGAAAGCGATACCGACATACATATTTCCCAAATCGAAGGCTTTGTAAGACAAATACTAGGTTGGAGAGAATTCATGCGCGGTATTTATTGGAAGGAAATGCCCAGCTATCAAACCCTTAATAAATTAGAAAACAAAAACCCACTACCCGATTTTTACTGGACTGGTGACACTAAAATGAATTGCTTGAGTAACGCGATCAACAACTCTCTGGATAACGCATATGCGCATCATATCCAGAGATTGATGATCACGGGAAATTATGCGCTGCTCACCATGACAGATCCCAGTTATGTAGATGAATGGTATCTGGGAATCTATATCGATGCTATTGAATGGGTCGAGATTACTAACACTCGTGGCATGTCGCAATGGGCAGATGGCGGCCTGGTTGCAACTAAACCTTATGTTTCCAGCGGTAGCTACATCAATAAAATGAGTAATTATTGCAAGGGTTGCGCCTATAAAGTCTCAAAGAAAAAAGCAGAAGATGATGCCTGTCCTTTCAACTCCTTGTATTGGAATTTCCTGGAAGAGAAAAAAGAATATTTTGATAACAATCAGCGCATGAATATGATGATGGCGTTACTTAAGAAAATGGACAAGGAAGTTATTGACGCTCACCAAAAAAGAGCCAGAGATGTGATTGAGAATCCTGAAAATTACTAG
- a CDS encoding DASH family cryptochrome produces the protein MNLVWFRNDLRVADNQSLKEACDADGDVIGVYFFDPRYYQESDFGMDLDVDLPFGKTGKFRAQFIREAIEDLSSHLKEHGIPLLIYHDAPHEVIPDLVKQYDIKHIYLQKEWTRDETEQEELLGEALYQLESKPKGHRFYDQFLYHPDDIPFKISQIPRVFTELRKKLEKESSVRAVVGIDGYHQKMPEIPDTEMPSLNDLGLETFEKDSRSAFPWNGGESSAWERLNHYFWETKKLQEYKQTRNGLVGTDYSSKFSAWLAIGCISPRQIYAQVKKFEDEITKNKDTYWLIFELIWRDFFKYVSLKHQEKIFALSGILEKEYDWKSSDRALDKWIDGETHEDFVNANMNEIAATGFMSNRGRQNVASYWSMHQKQDWRLGAAYFEHILIDYDVHSNYGNWMYNSGVGNDPRNRTFNIQSQADRYDSDKEYRNLWL, from the coding sequence ATGAATTTAGTTTGGTTTAGAAATGACTTAAGAGTAGCTGATAATCAGAGCTTGAAAGAAGCTTGCGACGCCGATGGTGATGTTATAGGCGTTTACTTTTTTGATCCACGATATTATCAGGAGAGTGATTTTGGGATGGATCTAGATGTGGATTTACCTTTTGGTAAAACGGGAAAATTCAGGGCGCAATTCATTAGAGAAGCGATTGAAGACTTGAGTAGTCATCTAAAGGAACATGGCATACCGCTTTTGATTTATCATGATGCTCCGCACGAGGTTATTCCAGATCTGGTTAAGCAATATGACATCAAGCATATCTATCTACAAAAAGAATGGACTCGTGATGAAACGGAGCAAGAAGAGCTATTAGGTGAGGCTTTATACCAACTAGAGAGTAAGCCAAAGGGTCATCGATTTTATGATCAGTTTCTTTATCATCCAGACGATATTCCTTTTAAAATCTCGCAAATCCCAAGAGTATTTACAGAATTGCGCAAAAAACTTGAAAAAGAAAGCAGCGTTAGAGCGGTTGTTGGAATTGATGGCTACCACCAAAAGATGCCAGAAATCCCTGATACTGAAATGCCAAGTTTAAATGATTTAGGATTAGAAACGTTTGAAAAAGATTCTCGCAGTGCCTTCCCCTGGAATGGTGGCGAGAGCAGCGCCTGGGAACGTTTGAACCATTATTTCTGGGAAACAAAAAAACTACAAGAATATAAACAAACTAGAAATGGTCTAGTAGGCACGGACTATAGCAGCAAATTCAGCGCATGGTTAGCGATAGGTTGTATCTCGCCACGACAGATTTATGCTCAGGTGAAAAAGTTTGAGGACGAGATCACAAAAAACAAGGATACTTATTGGTTGATCTTTGAATTGATCTGGAGAGATTTTTTCAAGTATGTTTCTCTAAAACATCAGGAAAAAATATTTGCCTTAAGCGGAATTCTAGAGAAAGAATATGATTGGAAATCCAGCGATCGTGCTCTAGACAAATGGATCGATGGTGAAACCCATGAAGATTTCGTAAATGCTAATATGAACGAAATCGCAGCCACAGGTTTTATGAGTAATCGAGGTAGGCAAAATGTGGCCAGTTATTGGTCCATGCATCAAAAGCAGGACTGGCGGTTAGGAGCGGCCTATTTTGAACATATCCTTATAGACTACGATGTTCATTCGAATTATGGAAACTGGATGTACAATAGCGGTGTAGGAAACGATCCCAGAAACCGAACTTTTAATATTCAATCACAAGCAGATCGATATGATAGCGATAAAGAGTATAGAAATTTGTGGCTTTGA
- a CDS encoding DUF2256 domain-containing protein gives MKQKARNPNNLPTKVCPVCEREFTWRKKWEKNWENVKYCSKKCSAAK, from the coding sequence ATGAAACAAAAAGCGAGAAATCCGAATAATCTACCTACCAAGGTTTGTCCTGTTTGTGAGCGAGAGTTTACTTGGCGCAAGAAATGGGAGAAAAATTGGGAGAACGTGAAGTATTGCAGCAAGAAGTGTAGCGCTGCAAAATAA
- a CDS encoding flavin reductase family protein → MKHFTNRDLEGMERIYRGNLINSVTGYKSANLLATRSKNGVDNVAIFSSVTHLGSNPAMFSFIQRPLGHGAGDTYKNLKETGQITLNHINTDILEAAHQSSAKYDPTISEFEHLDIEKEMRDGIEAPFVKAAKIQVSARYESEYYLKENKCILVICRITDIFLKEGIQAKDGWIHLEKAGSMAINGLDGYSTANLEKRLSYAKVGKELTDLEFEI, encoded by the coding sequence ATGAAACATTTTACAAACCGAGATCTTGAAGGTATGGAGCGCATTTATCGAGGCAATCTAATCAACAGTGTTACCGGTTACAAAAGCGCTAACCTGCTGGCAACAAGGTCAAAAAATGGAGTTGACAATGTCGCCATTTTTAGCAGTGTTACACACCTGGGAAGTAATCCCGCAATGTTCAGTTTTATACAGCGACCTCTAGGACATGGCGCTGGCGATACTTACAAAAACTTGAAAGAAACTGGTCAAATTACACTCAACCATATCAACACGGATATACTGGAAGCCGCACATCAAAGCAGCGCGAAATATGATCCCACTATCTCAGAATTTGAACATCTAGATATTGAAAAAGAGATGCGAGACGGTATTGAGGCGCCATTTGTGAAAGCTGCTAAAATCCAAGTAAGCGCTCGTTATGAGAGTGAGTATTATTTAAAAGAGAACAAATGCATTCTGGTCATTTGCCGCATTACTGATATTTTCTTGAAAGAAGGAATCCAGGCAAAAGACGGCTGGATCCATTTAGAAAAAGCAGGTAGTATGGCCATTAATGGACTGGACGGATATTCAACGGCTAACCTCGAGAAACGATTGAGTTATGCTAAGGTTGGAAAAGAACTGACCGATTTAGAATTTGAGATTTAA
- a CDS encoding class I SAM-dependent methyltransferase, translated as MDHQKAFSTNRETWNARTMLHYNSGFYDKSAFAKARNSLNHYEQRALGDITGKSLLHLQCHFGQDSLSWVQKGAIVTGVDISDTAIDLARNLSEQLELPATFECCNVLDTSYHIKNQFDIVFTSYGVIGWLPDLKPWAQMIAQRLKKGGQFYMVEFHPIAWMFDYQNTPPTISYHYANKEVIHEEYQGSYAVDDKGLDSNEYSWNHSLSEVVQSLIDAGLQITTLAEHDGSPYNIFPGMHKKDDLYYLKDQLYPTIFEILAVLP; from the coding sequence ATGGACCATCAAAAAGCTTTTTCAACAAACCGCGAGACTTGGAACGCACGCACGATGCTACATTATAACAGTGGTTTCTATGATAAGTCCGCTTTCGCGAAAGCGAGAAATTCCCTAAACCATTACGAACAACGAGCATTAGGTGATATCACAGGCAAGAGTTTGCTACATCTTCAATGTCATTTTGGACAGGATTCATTGAGTTGGGTGCAAAAAGGAGCCATCGTCACTGGCGTTGATATTAGTGATACGGCTATCGATCTGGCTAGAAACCTAAGTGAACAACTTGAGTTGCCGGCAACCTTTGAGTGCTGCAATGTTCTAGACACATCATATCATATAAAGAATCAATTTGATATCGTTTTCACGAGTTATGGTGTGATAGGCTGGCTGCCTGACTTAAAACCTTGGGCACAGATGATCGCCCAGCGACTCAAAAAAGGAGGTCAATTTTACATGGTAGAATTTCACCCCATCGCATGGATGTTTGATTACCAAAACACGCCGCCTACCATATCCTACCACTATGCAAATAAGGAAGTGATTCATGAGGAGTATCAAGGAAGCTATGCCGTTGATGATAAGGGTCTTGACAGCAATGAATACAGCTGGAACCATAGTTTGAGCGAGGTGGTTCAGTCTTTAATCGATGCTGGTCTACAAATTACAACCCTAGCAGAACATGATGGTAGCCCTTATAATATCTTCCCAGGAATGCATAAAAAGGATGATTTATATTATCTCAAAGACCAACTATACCCAACTATATTTGAGATTCTCGCCGTGCTTCCCTAA